From the Oryza glaberrima chromosome 5, OglaRS2, whole genome shotgun sequence genome, one window contains:
- the LOC127773363 gene encoding WEB family protein At3g02930, chloroplastic-like isoform X1, with the protein MSTMLPSKSRSGPNESPISRGRPSTPSSNHRPSTPSSIHRPSTPGATRRSIGGTPSTPRSRNNGVGGGGGGPFKSEPNSPPSATARPRLSFDRSPRSVDSKPVVERRVPKIGTPPDKQPRKEAELQARLESAQEDLKKAKDQLAFAVGERDRLVGELNEAKRVADETHEKLQDALMAKRWAEEATEIEKFRADELEQAGIDEAQKREEEWQREIECVRGQHAADLETLVTTTEELERFRRELAMANEAKKAALGHADDAMKIAEVNAEKVEILSSEVVRLKGLLDSTAESEESKNRETEELVKNLESEVSVLKGKLEEARIIEERLAETEKLIEELKSEVADAKKAESEARQLFEEWKHKAGSLEMELEAVTLSDKFKGESLASTTEELGKIQSALQDRESEIEVLKGKTTALEIEVARLLADVNESNEQFDASQQEVFGLQTTIDVLRNKLEAAEEAASEALNNEKAANVKIEGLTEENVKLISELNETRDREEKEKRAVEDLTAALSEESDKAKEAHERYLSKEDDHEHALMQIGDLKMALKSTKESYEVMLDEANYDITCLRKNVDKLEAEVNKYREECESKETDIVRLNKQSEEEIGALQLEVDKAVESLQDAEHQLQVANEEKEKLQERLVYTESACAEASKALHEAKTEKESLEEKLIYTEAAVAEANKSVQEATYENSQLKERLLDKENALQSLTQENDEFRLREADAMKKIDELSALLAEAMIKKHPEEEEKLVVVDEAHSSVHEEVTDSVVENGDAESENDKNPKLELDVLNRSSNGDMNHEEEKGETKVEQEEVKTECTTQESNKIIEKQPHPDRKQETVSSKDELEPKEDTNTEHPNGTVSEDTSKVAMSPTKPQQQQKKNKPLLKKFGSLLKKKNSK; encoded by the exons ATGTCCACAATGCTGCCCTCCAAATCCAG ATCTGGGCCGAACGAGTCCCCCATCAGCAGGGGGCGGCCGAGCACGCCGTCGTCCAACCACCGGCCATCCACGCCGTCCTCCATCCACCGCCCCTCCACTCCCGGCGCCACCAGGAGGAGCATCGGCGGCACGCCGTCCACGCCGCGCTCCCGCAACaacggtgtcggcggcggcggcggcggcccgttCAAGTCCGAGCCcaactcgccgccgtcggccaccgccCGCCCCCGCCTCTCCTTCGACCGCTCGCCGAGATCCGTCGACTCCAAGCCCGTCGTCGAGCGCCGGGTTCCCAAGATCGGCACTCCACCTGAT AAGCAGCCGAGGAAGGAGGCGGAGCTGCAGGCGCGGCTCGAGTCCGCGCAGGAGGATCTCAAGAAGGCCAAGGATCAGCTGGCCTTCGCCGTTGGCGAGAGGGATCGCCTTGTCGGGGAGCTGAATGAGGCGAAGAGGGTTGCTGATGAGACGCATGAGAAGCTCCAGGATGCGCTCATGGCGAAGAGGTGGGCCGAGGAGGCAACGGAGATCGAGAAGTTCCGGGCGGATGAGCTCGAGCAGGCGGGCATCGATGAGGCGCAGAAGCGGGAGGAGGAATGGCAGAGGGAGATCGAGTGCGTGCGTGGCCAGCACGCCGCCGATTTGGAGACGTTGGTCACTACGACGGAGGAGCTGGAGAGATTCAGGCGTGAGCTTGCGATGGCGAATGAGGCCAAGAAAGCTGCACTTGGCCACGCAGACGATGCCATGAAGATTGCTGAGGTCAATGCGGAGAAGGTGGAGATCCTCTCCAGTGAAGTTGTCCGCTTGAAAGGACTGCTTGATTCGACTGCAGAGAGCGAGGAGAGTAAAAACCGTGAAACCGAGGAGCTTGTTAAGAATCTGGAGTCCGAGGTTTCAGTTCTGAAGGGCAAACTAGAGGAAGCCAGAATTATTGAGGAGAGGTTAGCCGAGACGGAAAAACTGATTGAGGAGCTTAAATCAGAGGTTGCTGATGCGAAGAAGGCCGAATCAGAAGCCCGTCAGCTATTCGAAGAATGGAAGCACAAGGCAGGATCGCTTGAAATGGAATTGGAGGCAGTTACTCTCTCAGATAAGTTCAAAGGTGAATCGCTTGCCTCCACAACAGAAGAATTGGGAAAGATCCAGTCTGCATTACAAGATAGAGAATCTGAAATTGAAGTGCTCAAAGGAAAGACAACTGCCTTGGAAATTGAGGTAGCAAGGCTTTTAGCAGATGTCAACGAATCCAACGAGCAATTTGATGCATCTCAGCAAGAGGTGTTTGGGCTACAGACGACTATAGATGTTCTGAGAAACAAGCTTGAGGCTGCTGAAGAAGCAGCTTCAGAGGCCTTAAACAATGAGAAGGCCGCGAATGTAAAGATTGAAGGCCTGACCGAGGAGAATGTGAAGCTAATAAGCGAGTTGAACGAGACTAGGgatagagaagagaaggagaaaagagCAGTGGAAGATCTTACTGCTGCATTGAGTGAGGAATCTGACAAAGCAAAGGAAGCACATGAGAGGTATTTGAGCAAAGAAGATGACCACGAGCATGCCCTCATGCAGATTGGTGATCTTAAGATGGCCCTAAAAAGCACCAAGGAGAGTTATGAGGTAATGCTTGATGAGGCAAACTATGACATCACTTGCTTAAGGAAAAATGTTGATAAATTGGAGGCTGAGGTGAACAAGTACAGAGAAGAATGTGAGTCTAAGGAGACTGACATTGTCAGGTTAAACAAGCAGTCGGAGGAAGAAATTGGTGCTCTTCAATTAGAAGTCGACAAGGCAGTGGAATCACTGCAAGATGCCGAGCACCAACTCCAAGTTGCCAACGAGGAGAAAGAAAAGCTTCAAGAGAGGCTGGTGTACACTGAATCAGCGTGTGCTGAGGCTAGCAAGGCTCTGCATGAGGCAAAGACTGAGAAAGAGAGTCTTGAAGAGAAACTGATTTACACAGAAGCTGCTGTTGCTGAAGCCAACAAGTCTGTGCAGGAGGCAACATATGAAAATTCACAACTGAAGGAGCGATTACTAGATAAAGAGAACGCACTGCAGAGCCTAACCCAGGAGAATGACGAGTTCAGGTTGCGAGAAGCTGATGCCATGAAGAAGATAGATGAATTGTCTGCCTTGCTTGCTGAAGCGATGATAAAGAAACatcccgaggaggaggagaagctagTGGTTGTGGACGAGGCACACAGTTCTGTTCACGAAGAAGTTACAGATTCAGTGGTGGAAAATGGAGACGCAGAAAGCGAAAACGATAAAAACCCTAAACTGGAACTTGATGTTCTCAATAGGAGCTCCAATGGGGACATGAATCACGAAGAAGAGAAAGGCGAAACCAAGGTTGAGCAGGAGGAAGTGAAAACCGAGTGCACCACACAGGAGAGCAACAAAATCATCGAGAAGCAGCCACATCCAGACAGAAAACAAGAAACCGTATCCTCCAAAGATGAACTGGAGCCCAAGGAGGATACCAACACTGAGCATCCAAATGGGACAGTATCAGAAGATACCAGCAAAGTGGCAATGTCCCCGACAAAACCACAGCAGCAACAGAAAAAGAACAAGCCTCTACTGAAGAAGTTTGGGAGcttactgaaaaagaaaaacagcaagTAG
- the LOC127773363 gene encoding WEB family protein At3g02930, chloroplastic-like isoform X2: MSTMLPSKSRSGPNESPISRGRPSTPSSNHRPSTPSSIHRPSTPGATRRSIGGTPSTPRSRNNGVGGGGGGPFKSEPNSPPSATARPRLSFDRSPRSVDSKPVVERRVPKIGTPPDPRKEAELQARLESAQEDLKKAKDQLAFAVGERDRLVGELNEAKRVADETHEKLQDALMAKRWAEEATEIEKFRADELEQAGIDEAQKREEEWQREIECVRGQHAADLETLVTTTEELERFRRELAMANEAKKAALGHADDAMKIAEVNAEKVEILSSEVVRLKGLLDSTAESEESKNRETEELVKNLESEVSVLKGKLEEARIIEERLAETEKLIEELKSEVADAKKAESEARQLFEEWKHKAGSLEMELEAVTLSDKFKGESLASTTEELGKIQSALQDRESEIEVLKGKTTALEIEVARLLADVNESNEQFDASQQEVFGLQTTIDVLRNKLEAAEEAASEALNNEKAANVKIEGLTEENVKLISELNETRDREEKEKRAVEDLTAALSEESDKAKEAHERYLSKEDDHEHALMQIGDLKMALKSTKESYEVMLDEANYDITCLRKNVDKLEAEVNKYREECESKETDIVRLNKQSEEEIGALQLEVDKAVESLQDAEHQLQVANEEKEKLQERLVYTESACAEASKALHEAKTEKESLEEKLIYTEAAVAEANKSVQEATYENSQLKERLLDKENALQSLTQENDEFRLREADAMKKIDELSALLAEAMIKKHPEEEEKLVVVDEAHSSVHEEVTDSVVENGDAESENDKNPKLELDVLNRSSNGDMNHEEEKGETKVEQEEVKTECTTQESNKIIEKQPHPDRKQETVSSKDELEPKEDTNTEHPNGTVSEDTSKVAMSPTKPQQQQKKNKPLLKKFGSLLKKKNSK, translated from the exons ATGTCCACAATGCTGCCCTCCAAATCCAG ATCTGGGCCGAACGAGTCCCCCATCAGCAGGGGGCGGCCGAGCACGCCGTCGTCCAACCACCGGCCATCCACGCCGTCCTCCATCCACCGCCCCTCCACTCCCGGCGCCACCAGGAGGAGCATCGGCGGCACGCCGTCCACGCCGCGCTCCCGCAACaacggtgtcggcggcggcggcggcggcccgttCAAGTCCGAGCCcaactcgccgccgtcggccaccgccCGCCCCCGCCTCTCCTTCGACCGCTCGCCGAGATCCGTCGACTCCAAGCCCGTCGTCGAGCGCCGGGTTCCCAAGATCGGCACTCCACCTGAT CCGAGGAAGGAGGCGGAGCTGCAGGCGCGGCTCGAGTCCGCGCAGGAGGATCTCAAGAAGGCCAAGGATCAGCTGGCCTTCGCCGTTGGCGAGAGGGATCGCCTTGTCGGGGAGCTGAATGAGGCGAAGAGGGTTGCTGATGAGACGCATGAGAAGCTCCAGGATGCGCTCATGGCGAAGAGGTGGGCCGAGGAGGCAACGGAGATCGAGAAGTTCCGGGCGGATGAGCTCGAGCAGGCGGGCATCGATGAGGCGCAGAAGCGGGAGGAGGAATGGCAGAGGGAGATCGAGTGCGTGCGTGGCCAGCACGCCGCCGATTTGGAGACGTTGGTCACTACGACGGAGGAGCTGGAGAGATTCAGGCGTGAGCTTGCGATGGCGAATGAGGCCAAGAAAGCTGCACTTGGCCACGCAGACGATGCCATGAAGATTGCTGAGGTCAATGCGGAGAAGGTGGAGATCCTCTCCAGTGAAGTTGTCCGCTTGAAAGGACTGCTTGATTCGACTGCAGAGAGCGAGGAGAGTAAAAACCGTGAAACCGAGGAGCTTGTTAAGAATCTGGAGTCCGAGGTTTCAGTTCTGAAGGGCAAACTAGAGGAAGCCAGAATTATTGAGGAGAGGTTAGCCGAGACGGAAAAACTGATTGAGGAGCTTAAATCAGAGGTTGCTGATGCGAAGAAGGCCGAATCAGAAGCCCGTCAGCTATTCGAAGAATGGAAGCACAAGGCAGGATCGCTTGAAATGGAATTGGAGGCAGTTACTCTCTCAGATAAGTTCAAAGGTGAATCGCTTGCCTCCACAACAGAAGAATTGGGAAAGATCCAGTCTGCATTACAAGATAGAGAATCTGAAATTGAAGTGCTCAAAGGAAAGACAACTGCCTTGGAAATTGAGGTAGCAAGGCTTTTAGCAGATGTCAACGAATCCAACGAGCAATTTGATGCATCTCAGCAAGAGGTGTTTGGGCTACAGACGACTATAGATGTTCTGAGAAACAAGCTTGAGGCTGCTGAAGAAGCAGCTTCAGAGGCCTTAAACAATGAGAAGGCCGCGAATGTAAAGATTGAAGGCCTGACCGAGGAGAATGTGAAGCTAATAAGCGAGTTGAACGAGACTAGGgatagagaagagaaggagaaaagagCAGTGGAAGATCTTACTGCTGCATTGAGTGAGGAATCTGACAAAGCAAAGGAAGCACATGAGAGGTATTTGAGCAAAGAAGATGACCACGAGCATGCCCTCATGCAGATTGGTGATCTTAAGATGGCCCTAAAAAGCACCAAGGAGAGTTATGAGGTAATGCTTGATGAGGCAAACTATGACATCACTTGCTTAAGGAAAAATGTTGATAAATTGGAGGCTGAGGTGAACAAGTACAGAGAAGAATGTGAGTCTAAGGAGACTGACATTGTCAGGTTAAACAAGCAGTCGGAGGAAGAAATTGGTGCTCTTCAATTAGAAGTCGACAAGGCAGTGGAATCACTGCAAGATGCCGAGCACCAACTCCAAGTTGCCAACGAGGAGAAAGAAAAGCTTCAAGAGAGGCTGGTGTACACTGAATCAGCGTGTGCTGAGGCTAGCAAGGCTCTGCATGAGGCAAAGACTGAGAAAGAGAGTCTTGAAGAGAAACTGATTTACACAGAAGCTGCTGTTGCTGAAGCCAACAAGTCTGTGCAGGAGGCAACATATGAAAATTCACAACTGAAGGAGCGATTACTAGATAAAGAGAACGCACTGCAGAGCCTAACCCAGGAGAATGACGAGTTCAGGTTGCGAGAAGCTGATGCCATGAAGAAGATAGATGAATTGTCTGCCTTGCTTGCTGAAGCGATGATAAAGAAACatcccgaggaggaggagaagctagTGGTTGTGGACGAGGCACACAGTTCTGTTCACGAAGAAGTTACAGATTCAGTGGTGGAAAATGGAGACGCAGAAAGCGAAAACGATAAAAACCCTAAACTGGAACTTGATGTTCTCAATAGGAGCTCCAATGGGGACATGAATCACGAAGAAGAGAAAGGCGAAACCAAGGTTGAGCAGGAGGAAGTGAAAACCGAGTGCACCACACAGGAGAGCAACAAAATCATCGAGAAGCAGCCACATCCAGACAGAAAACAAGAAACCGTATCCTCCAAAGATGAACTGGAGCCCAAGGAGGATACCAACACTGAGCATCCAAATGGGACAGTATCAGAAGATACCAGCAAAGTGGCAATGTCCCCGACAAAACCACAGCAGCAACAGAAAAAGAACAAGCCTCTACTGAAGAAGTTTGGGAGcttactgaaaaagaaaaacagcaagTAG